The Rosa rugosa chromosome 3, drRosRugo1.1, whole genome shotgun sequence sequence TGTATAGTAAGCTCAATTCAGAAGCATTGTCATTTTTACAGCTGATGAATTGTTTGGTTTGGTCTTGTCAGGAATTTCATCTCTCACAAACTTATCATGAAGGACTTCACAAGTTACAAACTAAAGAATACAAGAGGGCTAGTGAGTTGTTAGAATCTGTTCTAATAGACCCTTTAATAGAAAACGCGCGGGtaagatctttaaaagaaataCTTTTTGAGATGGTAGTTTGGTGGTTCTTTTGTGTTAGCGGAGCCGGATATTCATTCAAATTTCTATTGCCGTGCAGGTGGATGGTAATGTCAGCGATTGTCATCTATTGCAACTCAGGTTTGGATTCATGCATTATCCCAGCATCCGTTGTAGTCTCGGCCAATTTTAGAGAACTTATCTGTAGTGGATTTACAATTTTCTAATGCACATAAGATGAATGATAAGTCTTACAGATCATGTAGGATGCtagttttggtttttggtaGTTCTCAGGAACAatagagataaaaagaaaagaaaatgaatatGATGAAGAGCCttgcattattattttttcttgctGGCTGCAGATTTTTGGCACTGAAGAACCTTGCCAATGTTTTTCTTCAACAAGGTTCAGAACATTATGAGAGTGCTCTACGATGTTATCTCCAAGCTGTAGAGATTGATACCAAAGATTCTGTTGTCTGGAACCAGCTCGGAACATTATCATGCTCGATGGGCTCTCTGAGTATATCACGTTGGGCATTTGAGCAAGGGCTTTTGTGCAGCCCTAATAATTGTGAGTGTCTTTGGTGTTTAAGAATTTTAATATTTCAATTATATACTTGGCTTTCTGTGTGATTACTTTTTTGTAATACAAATCGTGAATCTTCTTTGAAACTGTTTATGCAGGGAACTGCATGGAGAAATTGTTGGAAGTTCTTATTGCTATCGGTGATGAGGTTGCATGCCTTTCTGTGGCAGAGTTAATTTTGAGGCATTGGCCATCACATTCTCGTGCTTTGCAtgtcaagaaaacaattgaaGAGTCAGAGCCAGTTCCATTTGCTCCTAGAGGTATAGATAAGCTGGAACCTAAACATGTCCGTCTCAAATTTGTTGACAAGAGAAAAGCAACTCAAGCACTTCTAGAGGAGGGCGTTGCATCCAAGAAGCTGAACCAGAGCATGGATTTGAACCTTGTAGACGCTACTTGGGCAGCTCTTGCTGATGCGCTCTTGGATATCTTACTTCCGTTGAATGGCTGTAGATCTGAGATGGGGAATGCAAAAGAATACAGATCTGGAGACATCAGATTAATTTTACACTTACCTTCTAGTTCAGAAGGTAACAGAGGGTCTGAGGAAAGAAAAGGACATAACTTGACCCCAATTGGTGAAAATACCTCTTCTGGTGATTGCAACACTGGAAGAACAGGTGTTAAAGAGAAAGAGACAAGTCTTCTAGAATTCCAAAAACAGGAGAGGCGGAGTACTCGCCTTGAAAGGCTTAGAACTCGTAAACCAGAGAAAGAAGATCTTGACTTTGCTAATGGTAAAGCTCAGGCCAAGGTTGTTATTCAGTGTCTAGAACCTTTTATTGCTGGCGGATCAGGAATCACAGAGTCCAATCATTCTAGTAATCATTCTGTTTCATGTCCTGATCAAGCTAATCCCTGGGATACTGAATATGGTGATGTTTGCAGATTTGTTGAAAAAGCTTCAAAGAACTACGGTGCTTTCCATTTGGCTCACTTGCTTTTGGAAGAGGTTGCAAGTAGAGATCTTCAGCATCAGGATGCATTTGTTAAGTTTCTGGACTTGGAAAAGATGACAAGGAATTGGGGGAAGGATAGGACCCCTGAATGCTGCCTTTTCCTTGCTGAGCTTTATTATGACCTTGGTTCATTGTCTGATGCTTCAAGGTTGTCAGTATTCATGTCCGAGGCATCTTATCATCTTTGTAAGATTCTCGAATCAGTAGCTTTGGAAGATGAAAGCATATCTGGGCTTAAGAGACTCTTCGGTAATAATGGAATATCAGCCGACAATTCTGTTTGCAAGGATGTATCATTAGGTGACAAGTTGTTAGCAAGTAGCTCTTTTTGGGTTCGGTTTTTCTGGTTAAGTGGACGATTATCTATTTTAGACGGCAACAAGGAAAAAGCCCACCAAGAATTCTGTATATCATTGTCACTTTTGGCAAACAAGGAAAATATCAGTGATTCGCAGCATGTAATCCGCCTCCCATATGGCAAGGTTGTTAAAGAGTTAACTGTTGGTAGGATTCTCCATGAAATTAACATTTTAAAGGTTGATTTCTTGACGCAGAAGACTTTAGGTGAGATGATTGAGAAGGAAATGTATATGGAGTGCATGACCTTGCTTGTTCCGCTTCTATTTGCCACAAGAAATGTGCCCCCTGATGCATTACCTCTACGCTTAGCTAATAAAGAAGGTGAAGGAATTACTTCAGTTGAACTGTCAGCACTAGACATTTTAATCAAAGCTTGTGAAAAGACAAAACCTGTGGATGTTGACATTTATTTGAATTGTCATCGTCGGAAACTGCAAATTCTTATGGCAGCAGCAGGGATTGATGAATGCCTGGCTTCCTGTAAATCCTTCCTTTCTAAATCAGGGTCAAAAGCTCGCTTCCATTCTGTCATAGATTCAAATGAAAGTTCGAGCAAGCAGTGCTGGAATTTCTTGGTTGCAGAGGAAGTAAAGGCCATTTCTCAATGTGCGTCCCAAGTGAAGAACTTTATTGATCAACCTGGAGCTTCTGTAAGTCAATGTATATGAATAAATTACGAATAGCTCTAatattaccttttttttttgggggggttGGTCATGCTTACCTCAAACCGTAAAGTTTCATCAAATTTGTTCAATTGAAAACCAACGAGATGCTAATAAGGATCAGAGAAACAGGAGGGTAATGATGTTGGCAAACTTATTACAGTGTTAATAACGATAGATTAATCTAAAGATAATATACTTTCATAAATTGTACAGTATCTGATTATATGATTTATCTCATGCTTGTAGGACAGCAATTCTGTTCCAATGAGCAGCATAGGTGATCTCCAATGCTTGCTCTTGTCAGTCATGTGTAATGTTGCAAGCATATTCCTCTGTAAGAAATCTCCTGAGCTAGTGACGGCTGATGAAATTGAACAAAGTTGCTTTATTGAAGCTTCCATTGCATTCTGCAAACTTCAACACCTCAACCACATGATACCTGTTAAAACTCAAGTGAGTAAAATATTCTCAAGTTGGTTATATTTTGAGTTCTTTCCTGATTATTTTTTCATTTGtctttctttcccttttcaTTTCTCCTTTTTTCTGACTTTGCATCTTAGGTTGACTTAATTGTCACTATGCACGATCTACTGGCGGAATATGGACTCTGCTGTGCGGGTCAGGGTACTGAAAAGGAAGAAGGAATGTTTCTTAAATTTGCAATTAAGCATCTATTGGCCTTGGATATGAAGTTTAAATCTACCTTTAACTCATCAAGTAAAGAAACAACTGAAGACAACGAGCTGCTTGACCTAAATAGTCCTGCCAAAATAACTCTAAATGAATTAAAATCAGATACACTAGATGTGGAAATGGTTCACACTGGAAGAGATGAAATCAGTACTGCAGGGAAGGATGTATTAGAAGCAATATCATCAAAAAACATTTTATCCGATAAAGCTCTAGAGGAAGATCTTAATTTGGAATCAGAAGGTAGAAAGCAAGATGAAGATGGTTCTGGTGGTAAGTTCAACAGAGGTGAAGAAGCAAGCGATCAATTGAATGAAGACGAAGATGAACTCATAGAAGATGAAAGGGAGGAGGTTGAGTTGAAAATTGATTATGCCTTGGATCAGTGTTTCTTCTGCTTATATGGTCTAAATATTAGATCTGATTCATCCTATGAAGATGACTTAGCTGTGCACAAAAATACTAGCCCTGGTGATTACCAGACAAAGGAACAATGTGCTGATGTTTTTCAGTACATACTTCCTTATGCAAAGGCTTCTTCTGTgagttttctctctctatcGTCTTCCAAGTGCTTGTATATGTTGTATGGTTCCCCATTTAAATAAGTATGCTTCTTACTTAAATACATAGTTTTCTAACCACTATGGACTGTCATTACTCATGTATGTTGCAGAGGACAGGACTAGTCAAAGTTCGAAGAGTACTCAGAGCCATACGCAAACACTTTCCGCAACCACCAGAAGATGTTTTGGCTGGAAATGCAATAGATAAGTTCTTAGATGATCTCAATTTATGTGAAGATAAGCTCTCAGATGAGGCTGGGTCTGACGGCTTTCTTGAGACCATAACAAAGGTGATACTTCCTGATGAGAGAAGGTTTAAACAACAAAAGTCATCATCCGTTGGGAGGTAAGTATAGCTTCgcatttgtttgtttgttttttttttttcagaatgtAATCCCTCATTCTCTCACTTGATGGTTAAATTCAGAGATCATGAACTATCTGTAATTGACTGCTTGCAGCTCTGAACCATATCTGGATGTCTATTGCAATTTATATTATTTCCTTGCCCTCTCTGAGGAAATGAGTGCTACAGACAAGTGGCCTGGCTTTGTGCTTACAAAGGAAGGGGAAGAATTTGTACAGCATAATGCGAATCTCTTCAAATATGATTTACTCTACAACCCTCTGCGTTTTGAAAGTTGGCAAAGACTAGGACATATCTATGACGAGGTAATATCTACTGTTGTTTGTCATTCTAGTTTGTGAATACAGGCGAAAAAAATGCTTGAAGTGTCATGTTCTGGGGATCCTTTTCTACAGGAAGTGGACTTGTTACTAAATGATGGCAGTAAACACATCAATGTGGCAGGATGGAGGAAGAATGTTACATTACCTCAGAGGGTTGAGACAAGTCGAAGGAGGAGTAGGCGGTGTCTGTTAATGAGTTTGGCTTTGGCAAAGACATCAGCTCAGCAGGTTTTACCCTCTTATCTTTTTGTAGATCTATATACTACATAAATATTACTGCACTCTTATTTGGTTAGGTTTCATATCTAAAGTCCTTGCATGTGGCCTTCAGCCTTAATCTGGTAGGGTTATTTATTGTATTGCTATCACTAATTTGGGACTTTTCAAATTCTTTGAGATTGTTGGTACTTTTTTGAATTTACAGATTTTAAGGCTGGGGTTCATGTTCTATTGGATCCCATATAAATTCTTAACATGCTATGATATACAGGCCATTTAAGTCGTAAAGGCTCTTATCTCAATGAGTTATAATATTTCTTGGATGTCAAGGATAAGGtaatgatttttgtttttaatctgTGGCTCAGAGTGAGATACACGAGTTATTGGCATTGGTATACTATGATAGCCTTCAAAGCGTGGTGCCATTTTATGATCAACGAACTGTTGTACCCTTGAAGGATGCAGCATGGGTGGTGTTTTGCGAGAACTCGATGAGACACTTTAAAAAGGCTTTTGCTCACAAGTATGTACTTTTTTCTGCAGTTCCTTTCTGTGCAATTACCTATACAAACCTCATGTGCCAAATTCAAATGGATTTTTATGTGCTTTCTTCTTTATCAGGCAAGACTGGTCCCATGCTTACTATATTGGGAAGCTCTGTGAAAAGCTTGGGTACTCCTATGAGACATCTTTATCATATTATGATAAAGCTATTGCTCTGAATCCAACAGCTGTAGATCCTGTTTACAGGATGCATGCTTCGCGCCTGAAATTACTTTTTACATGTGGAAAACAAAATCTA is a genomic window containing:
- the LOC133740039 gene encoding calcineurin-binding protein 1 isoform X2, with amino-acid sequence MFSIAAINDDTGSKGTWEPLAPTKEAQEFHLSQTYHEGLHKLQTKEYKRASELLESVLIDPLIENARVDGNVSDCHLLQLRFLALKNLANVFLQQGSEHYESALRCYLQAVEIDTKDSVVWNQLGTLSCSMGSLSISRWAFEQGLLCSPNNWNCMEKLLEVLIAIGDEVACLSVAELILRHWPSHSRALHVKKTIEESEPVPFAPRGIDKLEPKHVRLKFVDKRKATQALLEEGVASKKLNQSMDLNLVDATWAALADALLDILLPLNGCRSEMGNAKEYRSGDIRLILHLPSSSEGNRGSEERKGHNLTPIGENTSSGDCNTGRTGVKEKETSLLEFQKQERRSTRLERLRTRKPEKEDLDFANGKAQAKVVIQCLEPFIAGGSGITESNHSSNHSVSCPDQANPWDTEYGDVCRFVEKASKNYGAFHLAHLLLEEVASRDLQHQDAFVKFLDLEKMTRNWGKDRTPECCLFLAELYYDLGSLSDASRLSVFMSEASYHLCKILESVALEDESISGLKRLFGNNGISADNSVCKDVSLGDKLLASSSFWVRFFWLSGRLSILDGNKEKAHQEFCISLSLLANKENISDSQHVIRLPYGKVVKELTVGRILHEINILKVDFLTQKTLGEMIEKEMYMECMTLLVPLLFATRNVPPDALPLRLANKEGEGITSVELSALDILIKACEKTKPVDVDIYLNCHRRKLQILMAAAGIDECLASCKSFLSKSGSKARFHSVIDSNESSSKQCWNFLVAEEVKAISQCASQVKNFIDQPGASDSNSVPMSSIGDLQCLLLSVMCNVASIFLCKKSPELVTADEIEQSCFIEASIAFCKLQHLNHMIPVKTQVDLIVTMHDLLAEYGLCCAGQGTEKEEGMFLKFAIKHLLALDMKFKSTFNSSSKETTEDNELLDLNSPAKITLNELKSDTLDVEMVHTGRDEISTAGKDVLEAISSKNILSDKALEEDLNLESEGRKQDEDGSGGKFNRGEEASDQLNEDEDELIEDEREEVELKIDYALDQCFFCLYGLNIRSDSSYEDDLAVHKNTSPGDYQTKEQCADVFQYILPYAKASSRTGLVKVRRVLRAIRKHFPQPPEDVLAGNAIDKFLDDLNLCEDKLSDEAGSDGFLETITKVILPDERRFKQQKSSSVGSSEPYLDVYCNLYYFLALSEEMSATDKWPGFVLTKEGEEFVQHNANLFKYDLLYNPLRFESWQRLGHIYDEEVDLLLNDGSKHINVAGWRKNVTLPQRVETSRRRSRRCLLMSLALAKTSAQQSEIHELLALVYYDSLQSVVPFYDQRTVVPLKDAAWVVFCENSMRHFKKAFAHKQDWSHAYYIGKLCEKLGYSYETSLSYYDKAIALNPTAVDPVYRMHASRLKLLFTCGKQNLEALKVLSAYAFSQSTKDAVMTMLGDMDAEMSNSPKDRSTETNSEKVKHEDAVKSEVWNMLYSDCLCALETCIEGELKHFHKARYMLAQGLHQRGKSGASERAKDELSFCFKSSRSSFTINMWEIDSTAKKGRRKTPGVCGSKRSLEVNLPESSRKFITCIRKYLLFYLKLLEETGDICTLDRAYISLRSDKRFSLCIEDLVPVALGRYVKALVSSIRQVETVGSGAVDNSEHILEKVFSLFMEQGNLWPEICGLPEIKVTETSESSLYGYLHEHIISLEENGKLDTLEAINEKIRKRFKNPKLSNSNCAKVCRHASIAWCRSVILWLAQITPSQSEIASEIQVLNPSDGGLENSQLLCVDLQTDELWSSAFEDPTHFKKLEAKRNPVFSKIKNLVVKKASDENLETASALLRSSYNFYRESSSVMPSSGVNLYLVSSWLARDTQFRPSTEGAEILDLSIPRKLLLWAYTLLHGRYTNISFVVKHCEENARSKMKKGAGTSSVPSNTSIANTTTAHTASVAACGRDGVGHSGTSDTDPANAVVSTSLPESTTQCTNQPPSDMYQTSSFAAPPLQHCNNPVTERSNTTAADEGASDKVDI
- the LOC133740039 gene encoding calcineurin-binding protein 1 isoform X1 — its product is MFSIAAINDDTGSKGTWEPLAPTKEAQEFHLSQTYHEGLHKLQTKEYKRASELLESVLIDPLIENARVDGNVSDCHLLQLRFLALKNLANVFLQQGSEHYESALRCYLQAVEIDTKDSVVWNQLGTLSCSMGSLSISRWAFEQGLLCSPNNWNCMEKLLEVLIAIGDEVACLSVAELILRHWPSHSRALHVKKTIEESEPVPFAPRGIDKLEPKHVRLKFVDKRKATQALLEEGVASKKLNQSMDLNLVDATWAALADALLDILLPLNGCRSEMGNAKEYRSGDIRLILHLPSSSEGNRGSEERKGHNLTPIGENTSSGDCNTGRTGVKEKETSLLEFQKQERRSTRLERLRTRKPEKEDLDFANGKAQAKVVIQCLEPFIAGGSGITESNHSSNHSVSCPDQANPWDTEYGDVCRFVEKASKNYGAFHLAHLLLEEVASRDLQHQDAFVKFLDLEKMTRNWGKDRTPECCLFLAELYYDLGSLSDASRLSVFMSEASYHLCKILESVALEDESISGLKRLFGNNGISADNSVCKDVSLGDKLLASSSFWVRFFWLSGRLSILDGNKEKAHQEFCISLSLLANKENISDSQHVIRLPYGKVVKELTVGRILHEINILKVDFLTQKTLGEMIEKEMYMECMTLLVPLLFATRNVPPDALPLRLANKEGEGITSVELSALDILIKACEKTKPVDVDIYLNCHRRKLQILMAAAGIDECLASCKSFLSKSGSKARFHSVIDSNESSSKQCWNFLVAEEVKAISQCASQVKNFIDQPGASDSNSVPMSSIGDLQCLLLSVMCNVASIFLCKKSPELVTADEIEQSCFIEASIAFCKLQHLNHMIPVKTQVDLIVTMHDLLAEYGLCCAGQGTEKEEGMFLKFAIKHLLALDMKFKSTFNSSSKETTEDNELLDLNSPAKITLNELKSDTLDVEMVHTGRDEISTAGKDVLEAISSKNILSDKALEEDLNLESEGRKQDEDGSGGKFNRGEEASDQLNEDEDELIEDEREEVELKIDYALDQCFFCLYGLNIRSDSSYEDDLAVHKNTSPGDYQTKEQCADVFQYILPYAKASSRTGLVKVRRVLRAIRKHFPQPPEDVLAGNAIDKFLDDLNLCEDKLSDEAGSDGFLETITKVILPDERRFKQQKSSSVGSSEPYLDVYCNLYYFLALSEEMSATDKWPGFVLTKEGEEFVQHNANLFKYDLLYNPLRFESWQRLGHIYDEEVDLLLNDGSKHINVAGWRKNVTLPQRVETSRRRSRRCLLMSLALAKTSAQQSEIHELLALVYYDSLQSVVPFYDQRTVVPLKDAAWVVFCENSMRHFKKAFAHKQDWSHAYYIGKLCEKLGYSYETSLSYYDKAIALNPTAVDPVYRMHASRLKLLFTCGKQNLEALKVLSAYAFSQSTKDAVMTMLGDMDAEMSNSPKDRSTETNSEKVKHEDAVKSEVWNMLYSDCLCALETCIEGELKHFHKARYMLAQGLHQRGKSGASERAKDELSFCFKSSRSSFTINMWEIDSTAKKGRRKTPGVCGSKRSLEVNLPESSRKFITCIRKYLLFYLKLLEETGDICTLDRAYISLRSDKRFSLCIEDLVPVALGRYVKALVSSIRQVETVGSGAVDNSEHILEKVFSLFMEQGNLWPEICGLPEIKVTETSESSLYGYLHEHIISLEENGKLDTLEAINEKIRKRFKNPKLSNSNCAKVCRHASIAWCRSVILWLAQITPSQSEIASEIQVLNPSDGGLENSQLLCVDLQTDELWSSAFEDPTHFKKLEAKRNPVFSKIKNLVVKKASDENLETASALLRSSYNFYRESSSVMPSSGVNLYLVSSWLARDTQFRPSTEGAEILDLSIPRKLLLWAYTLLHGRYTNISFVVKHCEENARSKMKKGAGTSSVPSNTSIANTTTAHTATASVAACGRDGVGHSGTSDTDPANAVVSTSLPESTTQCTNQPPSDMYQTSSFAAPPLQHCNNPVTERSNTTAADEGASDKVDI